From the genome of Desulfovibrio gilichinskyi, one region includes:
- a CDS encoding uracil-DNA glycosylase gives MKINFCNTTYIIDSSWDNFFTADRLAQLDKIGAAIGTDFTPPADKVLRFSQVDLARVRVVILGQDPYPQSGVATGRSFEVGNIKRWSDLKRNASLVNMLKLLHKNYIGASDIAAISKVREDIDEGSFPVLPPTELFSHFEKQGVLMLNAAFTCKIDNSGSHTDVWKSFSQDLLRFIAENNPQIKWFLWGKDAQEFCAFISDSKKFKSYHPRLFDQKEGSFLKENHFAKCPEINWVE, from the coding sequence ATGAAAATAAATTTTTGTAATACTACTTATATAATAGATAGTTCGTGGGATAATTTTTTTACAGCAGATAGATTGGCGCAACTGGATAAAATCGGTGCAGCAATAGGAACTGATTTTACTCCGCCGGCTGATAAAGTTTTGCGGTTTTCACAAGTTGACCTTGCACGTGTACGAGTAGTCATTCTGGGACAAGATCCATACCCGCAATCAGGCGTGGCAACAGGGCGATCATTTGAGGTCGGTAATATCAAACGCTGGTCGGATTTGAAACGGAACGCTTCACTGGTTAATATGCTTAAGTTGTTGCATAAAAATTATATCGGAGCATCTGACATTGCTGCAATCAGCAAAGTTCGTGAAGATATAGACGAAGGAAGCTTTCCCGTTCTGCCGCCGACGGAACTTTTCAGTCATTTTGAAAAGCAGGGTGTTTTGATGCTGAATGCTGCCTTTACCTGCAAAATTGATAATTCGGGTAGTCACACAGATGTCTGGAAATCATTTTCGCAAGACTTGCTCAGGTTTATTGCAGAAAATAACCCGCAAATTAAATGGTTCCTCTGGGGAAAAGATGCGCAGGAGTTCTGTGCATTTATTTCTGATTCAAAAAAGTTTAAAAGTTATCACCCGCGTTTGTTTGACCAAAAAGAAGGTTCTTTTTTAAAAGAAAACCACTTTGCGAAATGCCCGGAAATTAATTGGGTTGAATAA
- the ispG gene encoding flavodoxin-dependent (E)-4-hydroxy-3-methylbut-2-enyl-diphosphate synthase has product MINRKKTRELFIGNVGIGGDNPIRVQSMCNTDTRDVLATGMQINALAEAGCEIVRVAVPDEAAAAALAPLCKNSPVPLIADIHFDYRLALAAIDAGINGLRINPGNIGGEKKVDAVVSAAKERKIPIRIGVNGGSLDKGLLAKYGGPTPEAMVESALEHVALLEKRNFHDIKISLKSSSVLNTIAAYKLLSEKVDYPQHVGITEAGTLVRGAVKSAVGLGILFWEGLGDTMRVSLTHDPVAEVGVAWEILRSLGLRERGPEIVSCPTCGRTEIALIELAEQVEENLRGVKEVFTVAVMGCVVNGPGEAREADIGIAGGRDLGIIFRKGEVVRKIHGSDNLLPEFMKEIELFLEEKRGK; this is encoded by the coding sequence ATGATCAATAGAAAAAAGACTCGTGAACTGTTTATAGGGAATGTAGGAATCGGCGGCGACAACCCTATCAGGGTTCAGTCCATGTGTAATACCGATACCCGTGACGTGCTTGCTACCGGAATGCAGATTAATGCTCTGGCTGAGGCCGGATGTGAGATTGTGCGCGTTGCTGTGCCCGATGAAGCTGCGGCTGCGGCTCTGGCTCCGCTTTGCAAAAATTCTCCGGTTCCTTTGATTGCAGATATTCACTTTGACTACCGCCTTGCCCTTGCTGCAATTGACGCAGGAATTAACGGGTTGCGCATTAATCCGGGCAATATCGGCGGAGAAAAGAAAGTTGACGCAGTTGTTTCAGCTGCAAAAGAGCGTAAAATCCCGATTCGTATCGGTGTAAACGGCGGTTCACTGGACAAGGGACTGCTTGCCAAGTATGGCGGACCCACACCGGAAGCAATGGTGGAAAGTGCACTGGAACATGTGGCTCTTCTCGAGAAAAGAAATTTCCATGATATTAAAATTTCACTGAAATCATCTTCAGTTTTAAATACTATTGCTGCGTATAAACTCCTTTCTGAAAAAGTTGATTATCCACAGCATGTTGGAATTACCGAAGCAGGAACTCTTGTTCGCGGCGCGGTGAAGTCCGCAGTCGGGCTCGGTATTTTGTTCTGGGAAGGTCTGGGAGACACCATGCGTGTTTCACTTACTCATGACCCAGTTGCCGAAGTTGGTGTTGCATGGGAGATTCTGCGCTCTCTGGGACTTCGTGAAAGAGGACCTGAAATTGTGTCCTGTCCTACCTGCGGAAGAACCGAAATCGCGCTTATTGAACTTGCGGAGCAGGTTGAAGAAAATCTGCGCGGGGTTAAAGAAGTTTTCACGGTTGCTGTTATGGGCTGCGTAGTCAACGGACCGGGGGAAGCAAGAGAAGCTGATATCGGAATTGCCGGAGGCCGTGACCTCGGCATAATTTTCAGAAAAGGTGAAGTTGTCCGCAAAATTCATGGTTCAGATAATCTTCTGCCGGAATTTATGAAAGAGATCGAATTATTTTTGGAAGAAAAAAGAGGAAAATAA
- a CDS encoding proline--tRNA ligase — MRLSRYYIPTLKEDPSDAEVVSHKLLMRAGMIRKVTSGIYNYLPLGLKSLNKVANIVREEMNRAYALEVLMPMVQPGDLWRESGRWDFYGKELLRVSDRHGRDYCLGPTHEEVVTDLVRGEVKSYKQLPINLYQIQTKFRDEIRPRFGLMRGREFVMKDGYSFDKDEAGAEESYRLMFEAYKKVFSRIGLRFRPVQADSGAIGGDFSHEFHVLADTGEDTIAVCQNETCGYAANLEKAKVNAPAGECACKAECPAIEEVATPGKHTVEEVCAFLEISADKLIKTLLFKVDGEPVAALVRGDREVNDVKLRNMMGGNEIEFALEDEVKEWTGAPVGFAGPVGLKVKRIFADHELCASTDWVAGANKADTHIKHLSLGRDCKIEKFADLRVITESDPCPDCGGKIEFTKGIEVGHVFKLGEKYSKKLEATFLDENGKSKPMVMGCYGIGVSRIVASAIEQNNDESGAIFPPSIAPFEVCMISLGGKDEAVNEKAAELYEKLMEMGIDVAYDDRAERPGVKFAEADLIGYPMQLVLGGKGLKSGIIEAKNRKTGEKIELPLEGFAEAFTSWRAEIWQSWGLSL; from the coding sequence ATGCGTTTAAGCCGTTATTACATACCGACATTAAAAGAAGATCCTTCCGATGCGGAAGTTGTTTCACATAAACTTCTCATGCGCGCCGGAATGATCCGCAAAGTTACCAGCGGAATCTATAATTACCTGCCACTAGGACTGAAGTCTTTGAACAAGGTTGCAAATATAGTTCGCGAAGAAATGAACCGTGCCTACGCGCTTGAAGTGCTTATGCCTATGGTTCAGCCCGGAGATTTGTGGAGAGAGTCGGGCCGCTGGGATTTTTATGGCAAAGAACTGCTCAGAGTCAGCGATCGTCATGGCCGTGACTATTGCCTCGGACCTACGCACGAAGAAGTCGTAACTGACCTTGTTCGCGGTGAAGTTAAATCATATAAGCAGCTTCCGATTAATCTGTATCAGATTCAGACTAAATTTCGTGATGAAATCCGTCCTCGTTTCGGTCTGATGCGCGGCCGTGAATTTGTTATGAAAGACGGTTATTCCTTTGATAAGGATGAAGCCGGAGCAGAAGAATCTTACCGCTTGATGTTTGAAGCCTATAAAAAAGTATTTTCACGCATTGGACTTCGTTTCCGCCCTGTTCAGGCTGACTCAGGTGCTATCGGCGGCGATTTTTCACATGAATTTCATGTTCTTGCTGACACAGGTGAAGACACAATTGCTGTTTGTCAGAACGAAACTTGCGGATATGCTGCCAACCTCGAAAAAGCGAAAGTTAATGCACCCGCAGGCGAATGCGCATGCAAAGCTGAGTGTCCTGCAATTGAAGAAGTTGCAACTCCCGGCAAACACACTGTTGAAGAAGTCTGTGCATTCCTTGAAATTTCTGCTGATAAGCTGATCAAAACTCTGCTGTTTAAAGTTGACGGGGAGCCCGTTGCGGCCCTGGTTCGCGGCGACCGTGAAGTCAACGATGTTAAGCTTAGAAATATGATGGGCGGCAACGAAATAGAATTTGCGCTTGAAGATGAAGTGAAAGAATGGACAGGTGCTCCTGTCGGATTTGCCGGACCAGTCGGGCTGAAAGTTAAACGTATTTTTGCAGATCACGAACTTTGCGCTTCAACCGACTGGGTTGCAGGTGCAAATAAAGCTGATACCCATATCAAGCACCTTTCTCTTGGCCGCGATTGTAAAATTGAAAAATTTGCTGACCTTCGCGTAATCACAGAGAGTGATCCCTGCCCTGACTGCGGTGGCAAAATTGAGTTCACTAAGGGCATTGAGGTCGGTCATGTTTTCAAACTCGGGGAGAAGTATTCCAAAAAACTGGAAGCTACTTTTCTTGATGAAAACGGTAAAAGCAAACCGATGGTCATGGGCTGCTACGGTATCGGCGTTTCCCGCATTGTTGCTTCTGCAATTGAGCAGAATAATGATGAAAGCGGAGCTATTTTCCCTCCTTCCATCGCACCGTTTGAAGTCTGCATGATTTCTCTCGGAGGTAAAGATGAAGCTGTGAACGAAAAAGCCGCGGAACTTTATGAAAAGCTTATGGAAATGGGCATTGATGTCGCTTATGATGACCGCGCTGAAAGACCGGGCGTAAAATTCGCTGAGGCTGATCTCATCGGTTATCCGATGCAGCTGGTTCTTGGCGGTAAAGGTCTCAAGAGCGGCATTATTGAAGCTAAGAACCGCAAAACAGGCGAAAAAATAGAGCTTCCGCTGGAAGGATTCGCAGAGGCATTCACTTCGTGGCGCGCAGAAATATGGCAGTCATGGGGTCTTTCTTTATAG
- the xseA gene encoding exodeoxyribonuclease VII large subunit, giving the protein MRIFSVSDITRAVKDVLEAEFPFIWVKGQVTNLARPASGHVYFTLTDGDAGLSVVWFKGNQRGASGERAEGVTGDTAEKINPLTGEVESGETIKLEDGMEILCAGHMNVYPPRGAYQLIAELIQEHGVGDLRLAFEAMKRKLADKGYFSEDRKMEIPRSPSKVAVVTAPSGAAIMDFLRIAQGRGTGAEIRIYPTLVQGDKAPVQIAKAIDKVCEDGWAEVLVLIRGGGSLEDLWAFNTESVADALFRSTVPVVCGVGHEVDISIADYVADKRVATPSHAAQELWPRRETLMQSVDELESKLVRSYKNFLEVRNSRLETLRKGLTWLSPSQKIDRLLSSFSDENLRLKRAADLFTDRKSSELEALIYRLTGVLDERHFESIDREISHLYAMLERNGKIFMDNKFSEFDNMANSLRMLDPEMPLERGYSLVTVEKSGTFLRSPDEVMNGDGLRVRVKSGEIRAKVVGK; this is encoded by the coding sequence ATGAGAATATTTTCAGTCAGTGATATTACCCGCGCCGTTAAGGACGTTTTGGAGGCCGAGTTCCCCTTTATATGGGTTAAAGGACAGGTCACTAATCTGGCACGCCCGGCATCCGGTCATGTTTATTTTACGCTGACTGACGGCGACGCGGGGTTGTCCGTAGTCTGGTTCAAAGGCAACCAGCGAGGTGCGTCAGGTGAAAGGGCTGAAGGAGTCACTGGCGATACTGCTGAGAAAATCAATCCTCTGACAGGCGAAGTTGAGTCCGGGGAAACTATTAAGCTTGAGGACGGCATGGAGATTCTCTGCGCCGGACACATGAATGTTTATCCGCCGCGCGGGGCATATCAGCTTATTGCAGAACTGATTCAGGAACATGGAGTCGGTGATTTAAGGCTTGCTTTTGAGGCCATGAAGCGCAAACTGGCGGACAAAGGTTATTTCTCTGAAGATCGCAAGATGGAGATTCCCCGTTCGCCTTCAAAAGTAGCTGTTGTAACGGCTCCTTCAGGCGCGGCTATAATGGATTTTCTGCGCATAGCGCAGGGCCGTGGAACCGGGGCCGAGATCAGGATTTATCCTACGCTGGTTCAAGGAGATAAAGCTCCTGTCCAGATTGCTAAAGCCATTGATAAGGTCTGCGAAGATGGCTGGGCTGAGGTTTTGGTGCTGATTCGCGGTGGCGGTTCACTTGAAGATTTGTGGGCGTTTAATACTGAATCTGTTGCGGACGCGCTTTTCAGATCGACAGTTCCGGTTGTCTGCGGAGTCGGGCATGAAGTTGATATTTCAATTGCCGACTATGTTGCGGATAAAAGGGTTGCAACTCCCAGCCACGCCGCTCAGGAACTCTGGCCAAGGCGTGAAACCCTTATGCAGAGCGTTGATGAGCTGGAAAGCAAATTGGTTCGCAGTTATAAAAATTTTCTTGAAGTCAGAAATTCCAGACTTGAAACTTTGCGAAAAGGGCTGACATGGCTTTCACCTTCGCAAAAAATTGATAGACTTCTCAGTTCCTTCAGTGATGAAAATCTCAGACTGAAAAGAGCTGCCGATCTTTTTACAGATCGCAAATCTTCAGAGCTTGAGGCTCTGATATATAGACTTACCGGCGTACTTGATGAAAGACATTTTGAAAGTATTGATAGAGAAATATCACATCTTTACGCAATGCTTGAAAGAAACGGAAAGATCTTTATGGATAATAAGTTTTCTGAATTTGACAATATGGCTAATTCCTTGCGAATGCTTGATCCTGAAATGCCTCTTGAACGCGGGTACAGTCTTGTTACAGTTGAAAAGAGCGGAACATTTTTGCGAAGCCCGGATGAAGTCATGAATGGTGACGGGCTGCGTGTTAGAGTTAAATCCGGAGAAATTCGGGCAAAGGTTGTAGGCAAATGA
- a CDS encoding M23 family metallopeptidase, whose translation MRILEIQLKSSMKYMKVFTLVIVCCLFFASSAFAAVSLAYPQKAGLGEPFLVRITSDTNLDSASVNWLGAAVHPEIENWKGKYVALVMLGTDVLNDKAGKKNLTIKVVENGKERSFKRKIKIYNKKYKVQRLTLPEKMVTPPKEVLERIRHDSVEVKAAKETQSAKKMWAVPFIKPTKGAESSPYGARRILNGIPKNPHRGLDFRGTKGTDVCAMADGKVILVKNHYYAGNCIYLDHGNGVVTMYFHLSQFDVKEGDMVVRGQTIGRIGATGRVTGPHLHMSASVQGKLVDPSFLLEKNTDKLLGL comes from the coding sequence ATGAGAATTTTAGAGATTCAATTGAAAAGTTCCATGAAGTATATGAAAGTTTTTACCCTTGTAATCGTCTGCTGTTTATTTTTTGCGTCGTCAGCATTCGCGGCTGTTTCCTTGGCTTATCCCCAGAAAGCAGGACTTGGTGAACCTTTTCTGGTCAGAATAACTTCTGATACAAATTTGGATTCTGCTTCGGTAAATTGGCTCGGAGCGGCGGTCCATCCGGAAATTGAAAATTGGAAAGGAAAGTATGTAGCCCTTGTAATGCTTGGAACAGATGTCCTTAATGATAAAGCAGGTAAGAAAAATCTGACTATAAAAGTTGTTGAGAATGGAAAAGAACGTAGTTTTAAACGGAAGATTAAAATTTATAATAAGAAATATAAAGTGCAGCGGCTGACTCTTCCAGAAAAAATGGTAACTCCGCCCAAAGAAGTTCTTGAACGTATCAGGCACGATAGCGTAGAAGTTAAAGCTGCAAAAGAGACTCAGTCTGCCAAAAAAATGTGGGCTGTTCCTTTTATTAAACCGACAAAAGGTGCTGAATCAAGCCCTTACGGGGCTAGGCGGATTTTAAACGGTATCCCAAAGAATCCTCATCGCGGACTCGATTTCAGAGGGACGAAAGGAACGGATGTCTGCGCAATGGCGGATGGGAAAGTTATTCTTGTTAAAAATCACTACTATGCAGGTAATTGTATCTACCTTGATCATGGTAACGGGGTTGTTACGATGTATTTCCATCTTTCGCAATTCGATGTTAAGGAAGGCGACATGGTTGTACGCGGGCAGACTATCGGGCGTATCGGAGCAACCGGAAGAGTAACCGGACCACATTTGCATATGAGTGCAAGTGTACAGGGAAAACTGGTTGATCCA